A DNA window from Zerene cesonia ecotype Mississippi chromosome 28, Zerene_cesonia_1.1, whole genome shotgun sequence contains the following coding sequences:
- the LOC119837542 gene encoding apolipophorins, with amino-acid sequence MGTNSLSFSVILLLTVLWRPALSDKCSIACKGSPSSPSFLNGHTYNYGVEGTVSVYLTGANKQETNVKVFGQVAVTALGNCAHALKVNALAISGPGGKKYPAPKGIDKVVQFSFQDGRVGSQICAEDDDTRASLNIKRAIISLLQTEQKSSTQIDVFGACPTDVSSSQEGAAVLLHRRRDLSRCAYREQGKNDLISAVYNPSAVIKNTQILQSALTVETKVNNGIPEKVAASEDYVYRPFSAGENGARAAVNTKLTLSGTTQGGGNGGNCPESRTIIFENPHQGQPDHSNAQNVLAAIKEACKHLGTEAGSKSAGFFAQLVRIMRSTSKDDLMKVFGQIKGNNLEKRVFLDGLLRAGTGPSIEASIQVLKGKQLSALEEKLVFLSLGNARHVSSDTIKAAAGLLDLPDAPKEIYLGVGALAGVYCRAHECHSTKTEGIIALSKKFAAKLQNCKPKTKVEEDNVVAVLKGIRNIRHLEDSLIDKLVHCANDNNVKARVKVAALEAFHADPCAAKLKKTALDLMKNRQLDSEIRIKAYLAVIACPCGKSANEIKTLLDSEPVHQVGRFITTSLRHIRSSANPDKQLARQHYGLIRTPSKFNVDDRKYSFFREFSYNVDALGAGGTVEEAIIYSQDSFLPRSATYNLTAEIFGHNINVFEIGGRQGNLDRVIEHFIGPRGMFRTQKPQEIYDNLYKRAEETFQKVDGNLRGRRSIKSEVDNFDKNVKAESVPYNNELDLDVYLKLFGTDAVFLSLGDDKGFDFNKGLDQVLKIISDGINKVKHFQQEIRAHLLFLDAELAYPTATGLPIKLDVVGSATGRVDLSTNVDIRQILRSPQNAKVDIKVVPSTDIEVSMIMMVDANAVTAGIKGIVNLHSSTGGHVIAKVIENGQGFDLQLGLPIDKQEIITASNELVFFSAEKGQMEKQTPIKVDSDKKSYSECFDQLSGILGLTLCGEFSVPFTFSGPEAQSSISKFLAKYPVVGPAKIRVALEKNDLRGYHLKGALRTDKQNGKYGVELLFDAEGSQNRRTQINGDVIYNPEEKTVKLSLESPIKTLHGQISFFTKPTEQALLVDAKIDSMAYYGKVGFNAQGNDRRKVWKPILEYELPDKGGRQNLKVDGQLIQESNGPAVRYTLEGIKVNLPNSNEPVNVEGHFNYEPKVIEMDLKAKKGQHNLLLSGSLKGYDVKLEFMNTLNPYVNFKINGHFENAKDTIHNDIDFYYGGDLRDSNQRVTFNQLLKFADATHVITKNKLEIHALPIKGQFDLEYDPKKFDLDLEGIYMNKEFDFEIDARRHIKKDGDYRVKLGLKLDKQAIEVLVKRDIVSADKSNLENYIDIKNMAKYEVSGVVLHRNKANDLNIGAIGHLKLAGGGMKEDINFDTGIIENENLYSAHATISFAKDNVALDFLAKVNRGENPSGQLKLILKDAISANGQFQVTDKEGKGNGVLIVEFKKAQRKIKADVNFVSKAPVFNADVELFLNFEKDNNEKLQFSTNNKRNEKLIDSKNKLQYNGKKTEVNFRQEGVLMGDDKGNLNVEVVLPTERCLNLKINREVTAKDGVYNGLGELLLSDAAKRGGAASIISYKGKLSNTDFEKTFDYEGTVEMRLENGRDLQSNFFLKKHPNGEKFDVKFKGEVSGNLIPKRALIDGSYSFKDITTFEDPYHIKASYGDDLSAEVVGTYVAHFPESGEKKYLDDFTVSLRLPFEKAHDIKFVSTLLYLKPENKDSEVTIIESVQINGDIYKIDGSSKYNTKNGNTKLKLIVPHHDPVVLDVNFKADVEGDSKSGDVEFKAQYGKGKSASLSIQGSSAGRDYELKVNANAPQNDKLKKLVLNLHNKNPTPDTYDSVLSIDADGRVYRSESLMVFSQIKPVFDFKYTSPSSDKVARVYMKGSNFEANHGEVELKFVNFNKFDVDAHFEVGFQNDIFVKFRGNSQTLNLKNYKLDISSKDAGNGKRLEFSAINDNKNVLSGSTSFIKKEEGLKTIIEGSGTLKVKDSQKPANFKFIRTLLTEGSEQGIETFINVAVGELNHVAEARITNLEYKTSYVYCEEKKQCAHAELNSKISMSKTGVIQHLFNVGFDLRKLGVSTEFGLEVSNEFSDKKFPQYLLNLHVNRETDKIHLNAYSRPEFGKFPAGLTMTLPKRVFAVETLVQYPTDKSLPFPIRGEMSLFPDKNRPETKTGARFLVDLNVNDQGGDALAEVGFVHPKIRKEALVRVRGAMQRPSENSVKVSSVALVSHPVLGSDRRAEFNMEASPAHVKIMFDTPVVKVIDLEGSAVMKDNLQQADLRFSLLQLKPVQLYGVVKDYQYYEFSTGYSDEKERKLSIIGHLNPEERVDISVDIVLPGQKKNIVHAALFMKDNQINSDYGISRDNYNHFVTAFKKDLDTLIAKVKEISEKNSNDFKQMLKRVEPKAKELEQAYREDFQKLMEEITNDKTLKELSEAAHDIIQIIAKMIDELVTVTKPLIDKYIEAVTDISKKVCEMYEKQIEPQLKELYDNISAAVRQYLDGVIDAAAHLAAIVIDFFEKHKPEFDELIGTITNMFRDVVRIIVSQMKEFRERSSQLFSEISQQIKEMPLISMIKEKWQELAVPEQVLAILQEGQQSIRGFLPTEELQSFSDVLFNYIQKKLRQEKMDEKKELKVVYEKLVAAATSLVQFVKKNLNELGFSSIPALVMPSLSGPQSFGAPYFGGSAGMSFISQLIQGDIPNPLSLIKAYRPRSLNPLDEVPAKMRAVIVNGQHIFTFDGRHLTFPGSCRYVLAHDHVDRNFTLMMQLQHGNPKSLILEDRSGAIIELKENGQASINGANHGYPIVEKESFAFRQANGRIGLGSLYGVMAFCTSKLEVCYIEVSGFYLGKLRGLLGDGNNEPYDDFRLPNGKISQSESEFGNAYRLAGSCPAVKTPEHSHHQLHAALPPACEAVFGGTSSLRPLSLFLDIAPFRQACIHAASGDDEAALQQACDLARGYAALALTGLLPAALPARCVRCLDADRPRDLGEVYEFRLPAKQADVIVSVEVTKANEQNYKELIVPLVSQVIDALKSKRISDIKVYLVGLTSKYPYPILYDTDLKLKNAKVVFDDESRYNVFERVRTGVPSIDRVEDIVMDIIEYIKINVGATNIMAGYASITELPLRPGAVKHLISSVGTTCEPQFFLVEGLRTLSYDIWMDNNAYSVSVITETAKLAPIGGKPVVGFSENAVLVLGDKKQKDTEALRAKMDIGVNDGCINMAQDTDGFVFSTTSFRELNPAQRKQYLQTAAASITNRMLQYSSVQTCTCTYVDPFRVRSVCVSTEKKEVARKKK; translated from the exons acAAATGCTCGATAGCGTGTAAAGGAT CTCCATCATCCCCAAGCTTTCTCAACGGACACACTTACAATTATGGAGTGGAAGGGACAGTCTCCGTCTACTTGACTGGCGCTAATAAACAAGAGACCAACGTGAAGGTTTTTGGCCAAGTCGCCGTGACAGCTCTCGGAAATTGTGCGCATGCGCTTAAAGTCAACGCCCTCGCTATTTCTGGGCCCGGTGGCAAG AAATACCCTGCACCCAAAGGCATTGACAAGGTCGTACAATTCAGCTTCCAAGATGGCCGCGTTGGTTCTCAAATATGCGCTGAGGATGATGACACAAGAGCATCTCTTAACATCAAGAGGGCCATCATCTCCCTTCTTCAAACTGAGCAGAAATCTTCTACACAG ATCGACGTTTTCGGCGCTTGTCCCACCGACGTGTCCTCCTCCCAAGAGGGCGCAGCCGTACTCCTGCACAGACGCCGGGACCTCTCCCGCTGCGCGTACCGGGAGCAGGGCAAGAACGACTTGATCTCTGCCGTGTACAACCCCAGCGCT gtAATCAAGAATACCCAAATTCTTCAGTCCGCTCTGACCGTAGAGACTAAAGTCAACAACGGCATTCCCGAGAAAGTAGCTGCCTCCGAAGACTACGTTTACAGGCCTTTCTCGGCTGGAGAAAATGGTGCTAGAGCAGCAGTTAACACAAAACTTACTCTCTCTGGAACAACTCAAGGGGGTGGCAATGGAg GCAACTGCCCCGAAAGCCGCACCATCATCTTCGAGAACCCTCACCAAGGCCAGCCTGACCACAGCAACGCGCAGAATGTTCTTGCCGCCATCAAGGAAGCCTGCAAGCACCTTGGCACTGAAGCTGGTTCCAAATCTGCTGGTTTCTTCGCTCAACTCGTTAGG ATTATGAGATCAACAAGCAAGGATGACTTAATGAAAGTGTTTGGACAAATCAAAGGAAACAACCTGGAAAA acGTGTATTCTTGGATGGTTTGCTCCGCGCTGGCACAGGGCCAAGTATCGAAGCCTCCATCCAGGTACTGAAGGGCAAACAGCTCTCTGCCCTCGAAGAAAAGCTGGTCTTCCTCTCTCTGGGCAATGCTAGACACGTCTCCAGTGACACCATTAAGGCTGCTGCT GGTTTACTGGATCTTCCGGATGCACCCAAAGAAATCTACCTTGGAGTTGGAGCTCTGGCTGGTGTGTACTGCCGTGCTCATGAGTGCCATTCCACAAAAACGGAGGGAATTATTGCCCTTAGCAAGAAGTTCGCAGCCAAACTGCAAAACTGCAAGCCTAAGACGAAGGTTGAAGAGGACAAT GTGGTAGCAGTACTGAAGGGCATCCGCAACATCCGCCACTTAGAAGACAGTTTGATCGACAAACTCGTGCACTGCGCCAACGACAACAATGTCAAAGCCCGCGTGAAGGTCGCTGCTCTGGAAGCCTTCCACGCTGACCCTTGTGCTGCTAAG TTAAAGAAGACCGCTCTGGATCTGATGAAGAACAGACAATTGGATTCTGAAATCCGTATCAAGGCATACCTTGCCGTGATCGCTTGCCCTTGTGGAAAGTCCGCTAATGAAATCAAAACTTTGTTGGACTCTGAACCCGTACATCAAG TCGGCCGTTTCATCACCACGTCGCTGCGACACATCCGTTCATCAGCTAACCCCGACAAGCAGCTCGCTCGTCAGCATTACGGTCTCATCAGGACACCCAGCAAGTTCAACGTTGATGACcg TAAATACTCGTTCTTCCGCGAATTCTCCTACAACGTTGACGCATTGGGAGCCGGCGGTACCGTCGAAGAGGCCATCATTTACTCTCAGGACTCCTTCCTCCCGAGGTCTGCTACCTACAATCTCACTGCTGAAATCTTCGGACACAATATCAACGTTTTCGAG ATCGGTGGTCGTCAAGGCAACCTGGACCGCGTGATTGAGCACTTCATTGGACCAAGGGGCATGTTCCGCACCCAGAAGCCTCAAGAGATCTACGATAACTTGTACAAACGCGCTGAAGAAACCTTCCAAAAGGTTGATGGAAACCTGAGAGGCCGTCGCTCTATTAAGAGCGAGGTTGACAACTTTGACAAGAAC GTAAAAGCTGAATCAGTCCCTTACAACAACGAGCTCGATCTAGACGTGTACCTGAAGCTGTTTGGAACTGATGCCGTGTTCCTATCACTTGGAGACGACAAGGGCTTCGACTTTAACAAGGGTCTTGACCAGGTGCTAAAGATCATCAGCGATGGCATCAACAAGGTCAAACACTTCCAG CAAGAAATTCGCGCTCACCTCTTATTCTTGGATGCTGAACTTGCCTACCCTACGGCTACAGGTCTACCAATTAAATTGGACGTTGTAGGATCAGCCACTGGCCGAGTAGATCTGTCCACCAACGTTGACATTCGTCAAATCCTCCGCTCCCCTCAGAATGCTAAGGTTGACATCAAGGTCGTTCCCAGCACAGACATCGAGGTCTCAATGATCATGATGGTTGACGCTAATGCAGTCACAGCTGGTATTAAAGGAATTGTAAACTTACACTCTTCTACTGGTGGTCACGTCATCGCCAAGGTCATTGAGAACGGTCAAGGCTTCGATCTGCAATTGGGACTACCAATTGACAAACAAGAAATCATAACTGCATCCAATGAACTCGTATTCTTCTCAGCTGAAAAAGGACAGATGGAAAAACAGACTCCAATCAAGGTTGACTCTGATAAGAAGTCTTATTCTGAATGTTTCGATCAACTATCTGGAATTCTTGGTCTCACTCTGTGTGGAGAGTTCTCTGTACCTTTCACATTCTCAG GACCCGAAGCCCAAAGCTCAATCTCTAAATTCCTGGCTAAGTATCCAGTAGTAGGCCCTGCCAAGATTCGAGTTGCACTTGAGAAGAACGACCTTCGTGGTTATCATCTGAAGGGAGCCTTAaggacagacaaacagaacGGCAAATATGGCGTCGAGTTGCTCTTTGACGCTGAAG GATCTCAAAACCGACGCACTCAAATTAATGGAGATGTCATATACAACCCAGAGGAGAAAACTGTCAAGCTGTCTTTGGAGTCGCCGATCAAGACTCTGCATGGACAAATATCATTTTTCACCAAGCCAACAGAACAAGCGCTTCTTGTTGATGCTAAAATCGATTCTATGGCGTATTATGGTAAAGTAGGTTTCAACGCTCAAGGCAATGACAGGAGGAAGGTCTGGAAGCCAATCCTTGAATACGAATTGCCGGACAAAGGTGGAAGACAGAACCTTAAAGTCGATGGACAATTGATTCAGGAATCGAATGGACCAGCTGTGCGTTATACCTTAGAAGGAATCAAg GTCAACTTACCCAACTCGAATGAGCCAGTTAACGTGGAGGGACACTTTAACTACGAGCCTAAGGTTATCGAGATGGACTTAAAAGCAAAGAAAGGCCAACACAACCTCCTCTTAAGCGGTTCTCTTAAGGGTTACGACGTCAAACTGGAATTCATGAACACACTCAACCCATACGTCAACTTTAAGATCAATGGACACTTTGAAAACGCCAAAGAt aCGATTCACAATGACATAGACTTCTATTATGGTGGGGATCTTCGCGACTCAAACCAACGCGTAACCTTCAACCAGCTGCTGAAGTTCGCAGATGCCACTCACGTGATCACCAAGAACAAAC TTGAAATCCACGCTTTACCAATCAAAGGACAATTCGACCTGGAATATGACCCTAAGAAGTTTGATCTGGACCTCGAAGGAATTTATATGAACAAGGAGTTTGATTTCGAAATAGATGCCCGTAGACACATTAAGAAAGATGGCGATTACAGAGTCAAATTAGGTCTGAAATTAGATAAACAAGCTATAGAAGTTCTCGTTAAGAGAGATATTGTCTCCGCCGACAAGTCCAATTTGGagaattatattgatatcaaAAACATGGCTAAATACGAAGTATCTGGAGTTGTCTTACATAGGAATAAGGCTAATGATTTGAACATTGGAGCGATTGGACATTTGAAACTCGCTGGTGGTGGTATGAAGGAAGATATTAA CTTCGACACCGGTATCATCGAGAATGAAAATCTATATTCAGCTCACGCGACCATTTCGTTTGCTAAAGACAACGTGGCTCTCGACTTCCTTGCCAAGGTTAACCGTGGTGAAAACCCCAGTGGTCAACTGAAGTTGATTCTCAAAGATGCCATCAGCGCCAATGGACAGTTCCAAGTAACTGACAAGGAAGGCAAAGGAAACGGTGTGCTTATAGTGGAATTCAAAAAG gctcaaagaaaaattaaagcgGATGTGAACTTCGTATCTAAAGCACCTGTTTTCAACGCGGATGTCGAATTATTCCTTAACTTCGAAAAGGATAACAACGAGAAACTACAGTTTAGTACTAACAACAAGAGGAATGAAAAGCTTATTGATTCCAA gaACAAGTTGCAATACAACGGCAAGAAGACTGAAGTCAATTTCCGCCAAGAAGGTGTTCTGATGGGAGACGATAAGGGCAACTTGAATGTGGAGGTCGTGCTACCGACGGAAAGATGTTTGAATTTGAAGATCAACCGAGAGGTCACAGCTAAAGATGGA gTATACAATGGTCTCGGGGAATTACTCTTATCTGACGCAGCCAAGCGTGGAGGTGCTGCTTCCATCATCAGCTACAAGGGCAAGCTCTCCAACACCGACTTTGAAAAAACATTCGACTACGAAGGTACTGTTGAGATGCGTTTGGAAAATGGTCGTGATCTACAGAGCAACTTCTTCTTGAAGAAACATCCGAATGGCGAGAAATTCGATGTCAAATTCAAG GGTGAAGTATCAGGAAACTTGATTCCTAAGCGCGCTCTGATCGACGGTAGCTACAGCTTCAAGGATATCACCACGTTCGAAGATCCTTACCACATAAAGGCCAGCTATGGTGATGACCTCTCTGCTGAGGTAGTTGGCACATACGTTGCACACTTCCCAGAGAGCGGCGAAAAGAA GTACTTGGATGACTTCACCGTTTCTCTCCGCCTACCTTTTGAGAAGGCTCATGATATCAAATTCGTGTCTACATTACTTTACTTGAAACCCGAAAACAAGGATTCTGAA GTTACCATCATTGAGTCTGTACAAATCAATGGAGACATCTACAAAATCGACGGCAGCAGTAAATACAACACCAAGAATGGTAACACCAAGTTGAAGCTCATCGTGCCCCATCACGACCCTGTTGTACTCGATGTTAACTTCAAGGCCGACGTGGAag GTGATTCTAAATCTGGGGATGTGGAATTCAAAGCACAATATGGCAAAGGCAAATCTGCGTCTCTCAGCATCCAAGGATCATCCGCCGGCAGAGACTATGAGCTGAAGGTCAACGCGAATGCCCCACAAAACGATAAACTGAAGAAGCTGGTTCTCAATTTGCACAATAAG AACCCAACACCTGACACCTACGACAGCGTATTGTCAATCGACGCTGACGGTCGCGTATACCGCTCCGAGAGCTTGATGGTATTTTCACAGATCAAGCCAGTGTTTGACTTCAAATACACTAGCCCTAGCTCAGATAAGGTGGCGAG AGTCTACATGAAGGGCTCGAACTTCGAGGCAAACCACGGTGAAGTGGAATTAAAGTTTGTCAACTTCAATAAATTCGACGTGGACGCCCACTTCGAGGTCGGTTTCCAGAACGACATCTTCGTGAAATTCCGCGGAAACTCGCAAACACTCAACCTCAAGAACTACAAGTTGGACATTTCCAGCAAGGACGCTGGCAATGGAAAGAGATTGGAATTCAGCGCGATCAATGACAACAAGAATGTATTGAGTGGAAG CACCTCATTTATCAAGAAAGAGGAAGGTCTGAAGACAATAATCGAAGGGTCTGGAACTCTTAAGGTTAAAGACTCGCAGAAGCCAGCTAACTTCAAGTTCATTCGCACTTTGCTAACTGAGGGCTCCGAGCAGGGTATCGAG ACATTCATAAACGTTGCCGTTGGTGAACTTAACCACGTGGCTGAGGCTCGCATCACCAACTTGGAGTACAAGACCTCGTACGTGTACTGCGAAGAGAAGAAACAGTGCGCACACGCAGAATTGAACTCCAAGATCTCTATGAGCA AAACCGGCGTGATCCAGCACCTCTTCAACGTCGGGTTCGACCTCCGCAAGCTCGGCGTCTCCACGGAGTTCGGTCTCGAGGTCAGCAACGAGTTCTCCGACAAGAAGTTCCCGCAGTACTTGCTCAACCTGCACGTCAACCGGGAGACGGACAAGATACATTTGAACGCTTACAGCAGACCCGAGTTTGGCA AATTCCCTGCCGGACTAACAATGACACTGCCCAAGCGCGTCTTCGCTGTAGAGACCCTGGTCCAATACCCCACAGACAAATCTCTTCCATTCCCCATCCGTGGTGAGATGAGCCTCTTCCCCGACAAGAATAGGCCTGAGACCAAGACTGGCGCCAGGTTCCTGGTGGACCTGAACGTAAATGACCAGGGAGGTGACGCTTTAGCTGAAGTTGGATTCGTCCACCCCAAGATTCGTAAG GAGGCTCTCGTCCGAGTCCGTGGAGCGATGCAGCGACCATCTGAAAACTCTGTCAAAGTATCCAGTGTGGCCCTCGTCTCGCACCCTGTGCTTGGCAGC GACCGTAGAGCTGAATTTAACATGGAAGCCAGCCCTGCTCACGTCAAAATCATG TTCGACACACCAGTAGTGAAGGTCATTGACCTGGAAGGATCAGCCGTAATGAAGGACAATTTGCAGCAAGCAGACCTACGCTTCAGCTTACTGCAACTCAAACCTGTGCAGCTATATGGTGTTGTTAAAGACTACCAATACTATGAATTCAGCACTGGTTACAGCG ACGAGAAAGAACGCAAGCTATCCATCATCGGTCACTTGAACCCAGAAGAGCGCGTGGATATTTCGGTCGACATCGTTCTGCCTGGACAGAAAAAGAACATCGTGCACGCCGCTCTCTTCATGAAGGATAACCAGATCAACTCCGACTATGGCATCTCGAGGGACAACTACAATCACTTTGTG ACTGCATTCAAAAAGGACTTGGATACTCTCATAGCCAAGGTGAAAGAGATAAGCGAAAAGAACAGTAATGACTTCAAGCAAATGCTGAAACGTGTGGAACCCAAGGCTAAGGAACTGGAACAGGCGTATCGCGAGGACTTCCAGAAGTTGATGGAGGAAATAACCAACGACAAGACCTTGAAGGAGCTCTCAGAGGCTGC GCACGATATCATCCAAATCATCGCCAAGATGATCGATGAGTTGGTCACGGTGACCAAACCACTCATTGACAAGTACATTGAAGCTGTCACAGATATCAGCAAGAAGGTCTGCGAAATGTACGAGAAACAG ATCGAACCACAACTTAAGGAACTGTATGACAACATCTCAGCTGCTGTTCGGCAGTACTTGGACGGTGTTATTGACGCCGCAGCTCACTTGGCCGCCATTGTTATTGACTTCTTCGAGAAGCACAAGCCAGAGTTCGATGAATTAATTGGCACTATCACTAACATGTTTAGAG ACGTTGTCCGTATCATCGTTTCTCAAATGAAGGAATTCCGGGAACGCTCATCGCAACTGTTCTCAGAAATCTCGCAACAAATCAAGGAAATGCCACTCATCTCTATGATCAAGGAGAAG TGGCAAGAATTAGCCGTCCCAGAACAAGTGCTAGCCATCTTACAAGAAGGTCAACAATCCATCCGAGGATTCCTCCCGACCGAAGAGCTGCAGAGCTTCTCCGACGTGCTATTCAACTACATTCAGAAGAAACTGCGCCAAGAGAAAATGGATGAAAAGAAAGAGCTTAAGGTGGTTTACGAGAAATTGGTAGCAGCTGCCACATCTTTGGTGCAGTTCGTGAAGAAAAATCTGAACGAACTTGGATTTAGCTCAATCCCTGCCCTTGTTATG ccaTCGCTTTCTGGCCCACAATCATTCGGAGCGCCGTACTTCGGTGGTTCAGCTGGAATGAGCTTTATCTCGCAACTCATTCAGGGAGACATCCCTAACCCATTAAGCTTGATCAAGGCCTACAGACCACGCAGTCTCAACCCATTGGATGAAGTACCAGCTAAGA TGCGAGCTGTAATCGTGAACGGGCAGCACATCTTCACGTTCGACGGGCGTCACCTGACCTTCCCCGGCTCGTGCCGCTACGTGCTCGCACACGACCACGTCGACAGGAACTTCACGCTGATGATGCAGCTGCAGCACGGCAACCCCAAGTCGCTGATCTTGGAAGACAGGAGCGGAGCTATTATTGAGCTGAAGGAGAATGGacag GCATCTATCAACGGAGCCAACCACGGCTACCCGATCGTCGAAAAGGAATCTTTCGCCTTCCGCCAAGCCAATGGCCGCATCGGTCTCGGTTCACTTTATGGCGTCATGGCTTTCTGTACTAGCAAACTTGAG GTCTGCTACATCGAAGTTTCTGGTTTCTACCTCGGCAAACTGCGCGGTCTTCTTGGAGACGGCAACAATGAACCTTACGACGATTTCAGACTACCCAATGGAAAG ATCTCGCAATCAGAGAGTGAGTTCGGCAATGCGTACCGCCTCGCCGGCAGCTGCCCCGCGGTGAAGACGCCGGAGCACTCGCACCACCAGCTGCACGCGGCGCTCCCGCCCGCCTGCGAGGCCGTCTTCGGAGGCACCTCGTCGCTCAGACCTCTGTCCTTGTTCCTGGATATTGCGCCTTTCAG GCAAGCCTGCATCCACGCGGCGAGCGGCGACGACGAGGCGGCGCTGCAGCAGGCGTGCGACCTGGCGCGCGGCTACGCGGCGCTGGCGCTGACCGGCCTGCTGCCCGCCGCGCTGCCCGCGCGCTGCGTGCGCTGCCTGGACGCCGACCGCCCGCGCGACCTCGGCGAGGTCTACGAGTTCCGCCTGCCGGCCAAGCAGGCCGACGTCATCGTGTCCGTCGAGGTCACCAAG GCCAACGAACAAAACTACAAGGAGCTGATAGTGCCTCTAGTGTCACAAGTGATTGACGCACTCAAGAGCAAGCGCATCTCCGACATCAAGGTGTACCTCGTCGGTCTTACCTCCAAGTACCCCTACCCGATCCTGTACGATACTGATT TGAAACTGAAGAACGCCAAGGTGGTGTTTGATGACGAGAGTCGCTACAACGTGTTCGAGCGCGTCAGGACCGGTGTCCCCAGCATCGACAGGGTCGAAGACATCGTTATGGACATCATTGAATACATCAAGATCAATGTTG GCGCCACAAACATCATGGCCGGATACGCTTCCATCACGGAGCTGCCGCTGCGACCTGGCGCTGTGAAGCATCTCATCAGCTCCGTTGGTACCACTTGTGAACCTCAGTTCTTCTTG GTTGAAGGCCTACGTACACTGTCTTACGACATCTGGATGGACAACAACGCATACAGTGTGTCTGTCATAACCGAGACAGCCAAGTTAGCGCCGATCGGTGGCAAACCTGTCGTTG GATTCTCCGAAAATGCCGTGTTGGTGTTGGGAGACAAAAAGCAGAAGGACACGGAAGCTCTGAGAGCTAAGATGGACATCGGGGTCAATGACGGCTGCATCAACATGGCTCAGGAT ACCGATGGTTTCGTCTTCTCCACGACGAGCTTCCGCGAGCTGAACCCAGCGCAGCGCAAGCAGTACCTCCAGACGGCGGCTGCCTCCATCACCAACCGCATGCTGCAGTACAGCTCGGTGCAGACCTGCACCTGCACCTACGTGGACCCCTTCAGGGTGCGCTCCGTGTGCGTGTCTACGGAGAAGAAGGAAGTG GCCCGCAAGAAAAAGTGA